The window GAAAAGGATAAGACCTTCAATATTGAATACCGCTTCAGGAGAAAGGACGGGGAGTGGGTCTGGATACATGACAGAGCCGTAGTTACCTATGATGAGGACGGGAAGAAGTATGCCAGCGGCGTACTCTCTGATATCACCGAGCGCAAGCAGGCGGAGCTAAACATTAAAGATCTGAAGGAGAAATATGAGGCCCTGATCAAGAACATACCCGACGCAATATATTCCAGTCTACCCGATGAGAAAAACACGTCGATTTTTCTATCCGACCGATATCAGGACTGGACAGGCTACTCTCCTCAAGATGGCTATAAAGACCCCGAAACGTGGCTGAAATCAATTCATCCCGAAGACAGGGAGTGCGCAACCAAGGCCTACATCGAAGCCTGTAAAAAGAGGAAGGAGTTTATTTGTGAATACAGGGTGGTTCATAGAAACACCGGGCAGGTGCGTTGGGTTAGGGATCACGGTGTGCCTATCAAAGACGAAAAAGGCAATATCATACGCTACGACGGCATACTCACCGACATAACCGAACACAATCAGCTCAAGGAAGACCTGGAGTTTTATATCAGGGAAACGACTATCGCTCAAGAACAAGAGCGAAAACGAATCTCCCGCGAGCTGCACGATGAGACGGCCCAATTGATAGCCAATCTGTACAACAGAATTAATGTGATCCTGATGAATGAAAAATTAACAAAGCGTACTGTTGAGAGATTAGAACAGCTTCGTTCTGAGGTTGATGTGATATTGGAAGGAGTACGCCGATTTAGCCACAATCTGCGTCCCGGACTCCTGGACCAGTTCGGATTGATCCCCTCACTGGCATTGCTCAGTGAGGAGGTCATCGATCAGGGAATATTGGACTGTAGCTTGAATATCGCCGGTCATGAACAACGACTGTTACCCGAAAAAGAGATAATACTATTCCGCATTACGCAAGAGGCGCTACGGAATGTGGTAAAACATTCTAAAGCGACCAAGGTCGTGATAGATATCGCCTTCTACAACGGGAGCGTCAGGCTCAAAGTCACCGATAATGGCCAGGGGTTCAAGGTACCCGGTATACTCAGTAGTTTCGCCCGCGACGGTAAATTGGGACTAATGGGTATGCAAGAAAGGTTGCACCTGTTCAACGGGAGACTGAGCATTCACTCTGACAAAGGCCAAGGTACCGTTATCACTGCCGACATACCATTATAATACCCCTCCGGAAATATTACCGATACGCACCTATTACCAGATTCGCGGAACGACGGCTGGCTCCTCGCTATAACAAAAACCATTACCCGAAATTAACCCAAACCAACGATTTCAACATGAGCCATTCTATGAGAAGATATCCCTAAATGCGCATGGTAATTCCAGACTATTTAAGAGTAGACTTTGCTTTTCAACCTCCTTACTGACTGGTGGTTCGGCGCTGCTTATCAGTAGCGCCGAACCCTGTGGGGTTTTGGAGTACTGAAAAGCGATTAAATTATAAATTACTTTGACGGATATCAAGTAAATCGGCTACGGACATTACCCAGAATGAAAAAGTATATTCTATGGCTGATGGCAGGAGGTAGCGAATGTAGCAGGGTTCAATTCAATCATAGAAGCAAATTACAGTTCCAGAAAGGAGATTTGTAATGAAAAACAAAAAAATGCTAAAGATCATGATCGGCGTCTCACTGGTAGTAGTGATGGCAATTGCCATACCGCTGACGACCGGATGTACCAGTCAAGCCCCGACACCGGAACCGACGCCCACTCCTACCCCGGGAGAACCGACACCGACTCCGGAACCGGCACAGGACCTGCCGATATACGAGTGGCGAATCACCAGCCCCTTCGGTGCTCCGGACACTGAGGAGGACATGAGGTTAAACTACGCTGACATCCTGGAAGAGATGAGCGGCGGGCGAATCAAGGCCACGGTCTATGAACCGGGCGAGCTGGTCCCGGAGGGTGAAGTAGTGGCCGCCGTCAGGTCGGGCACCATTGACATCGGCTGGTGGTACGCTACCGCCGGTGCCGAGACGCTCTTCAGGGACATCGAGTGCGGCATGCCGTTTGAGACATCCTGCCCCTCCGAGATGCAGAGTCTGTTCACAAGACGGGGGCTGGCAGAGCTTACTGCTGACTCCTACGCTGATATCGGCGTCCACTACATCAGAAACGCCATGACCGATCCCTTCAACGTGATCGCGACAAAACCGATTACAAGCTATTCGGATTTTCAGGGTTTGAAGATGAACGCCACCGGACCGATGGCTCCTCCCTTTGTCGGGGCCGGCTGCTCAACAGTGGTCTTCCCCGTTGAAGAGTTCTACCTGACCGGTCAGACCGGTGTTGTCGACGCCCTCTTCTGGGCCGGGGCAACCGAGTACACCGGCATGAAGCTCTATGAGGTCTACCCGTATATAGTAATGCCCTGCCTGGTCGACTGCTGTAACTCGTCAATACTGATGAACCAGGAACTGTGGGATTCGCTACCCTCCGATATCCAGGCTATTGTCTACTACGCCACCGAGCACATGAGTGAACACTGTTTCATCAAGAGGTTCAACGGCCAGAGCACCGACATCAAGAACTGGGAACACATCATAACCTTGGACGACGAGTCGATCCAGAAGCTGTACGAGCATGAACTGGAGTAGTGGTACCGGCTAGCGACGCTGGATGCACGGAATGCCCAGGGAATCCAGATTCTGCTTGAGTACCAGCTCGAGCTGGAGGAGATGAACTTTACGCACCGTGCCTACAGATTGGACACGCAGCCGATCAAAGACCTCCTGGCACGTGTAAAAGCGCTCTAACCACTAACCAGAAACGTAGTATTTAACAGTATAGGAAATATTGTTCGCGGAATGATCCTCCTCCCCCGGGTCAAAAACCCTAACCGGGGGAGGAGGTGATTGTGGTGATTGCTTATTCAAGGAGTTAAAATGCCCAGGGTATTAGCGAACTACGTACGATATATCGATACAATGAACCGGAAGGTGGGAGTGGGAGTCGGTTATGTCGTCCTCGTCATAATCGGTATCCTGCTCGTTGAAGCCATCCGAAGGTACGGATTTAACATGCCCACCGTATGGTCCATTGAAGTCTCGCAGTTTCTGTTCGGGGCCTACTTTATTGTCGGCGGCGGGTATGCTCTTCTCAGCGGCGGCATGGTCAGGATGGATATCCTCTACTCCCGGTGGTCGCCACGGAAGAGAGCGATCATAGACGCTGCCATGTTTGTTTTCATGGTCATCTACTTAGTCGCTACTCTAATGGCATGTACCGAACATGCTATAATATCAACCTCTATGCTGCAACACAGCGGCAGCCCTTGGCGCCCTCCGCTATACCCGATCAAGATTATCATAACGATCGGAGTCTTCCTGTTGCTCCTGCAAGGAATATCCTGCTTCATTAGGGATATCGCTACTATTCGAGGAAAGCCACTACCATGAGTATACAGATAATTGCTTTAGTAATGTTCGCCTCAATGGCAATGCTTCTCATCAGCGGGCGTTATATCTTCGTCGCCGTAGGCAGCATCGG is drawn from Dehalococcoidales bacterium and contains these coding sequences:
- a CDS encoding PAS domain-containing protein; its protein translation is MQSKQKEEEQTVERFIGISKGTRSRNGASRSRISAREDKFHLLASDIPDVLWKIDSNNYIIYISENVEAITGYTAEEECTMGPSLNWIDRVHPDDVKEYVAANDALFEKDKTFNIEYRFRRKDGEWVWIHDRAVVTYDEDGKKYASGVLSDITERKQAELNIKDLKEKYEALIKNIPDAIYSSLPDEKNTSIFLSDRYQDWTGYSPQDGYKDPETWLKSIHPEDRECATKAYIEACKKRKEFICEYRVVHRNTGQVRWVRDHGVPIKDEKGNIIRYDGILTDITEHNQLKEDLEFYIRETTIAQEQERKRISRELHDETAQLIANLYNRINVILMNEKLTKRTVERLEQLRSEVDVILEGVRRFSHNLRPGLLDQFGLIPSLALLSEEVIDQGILDCSLNIAGHEQRLLPEKEIILFRITQEALRNVVKHSKATKVVIDIAFYNGSVRLKVTDNGQGFKVPGILSSFARDGKLGLMGMQERLHLFNGRLSIHSDKGQGTVITADIPL
- a CDS encoding TRAP transporter small permease subunit, which encodes MPRVLANYVRYIDTMNRKVGVGVGYVVLVIIGILLVEAIRRYGFNMPTVWSIEVSQFLFGAYFIVGGGYALLSGGMVRMDILYSRWSPRKRAIIDAAMFVFMVIYLVATLMACTEHAIISTSMLQHSGSPWRPPLYPIKIIITIGVFLLLLQGISCFIRDIATIRGKPLP
- the dctP gene encoding TRAP transporter substrate-binding protein DctP, with amino-acid sequence MKNKKMLKIMIGVSLVVVMAIAIPLTTGCTSQAPTPEPTPTPTPGEPTPTPEPAQDLPIYEWRITSPFGAPDTEEDMRLNYADILEEMSGGRIKATVYEPGELVPEGEVVAAVRSGTIDIGWWYATAGAETLFRDIECGMPFETSCPSEMQSLFTRRGLAELTADSYADIGVHYIRNAMTDPFNVIATKPITSYSDFQGLKMNATGPMAPPFVGAGCSTVVFPVEEFYLTGQTGVVDALFWAGATEYTGMKLYEVYPYIVMPCLVDCCNSSILMNQELWDSLPSDIQAIVYYATEHMSEHCFIKRFNGQSTDIKNWEHIITLDDESIQKLYEHELE